The genomic segment CGGCGTCGTCGTCGCTGTCTTCCACCAGAAGGATAGAGAGGCTCTTGTCCATTAAAGGTCCGTAATGCTTTCGGGGGCCTGATTCAGAATCAGCCAGTACATTCCGAGCTGTTTCACGGCATCGGTGAACTGCTCGAAATCGACGGGCTTTCTGACGTAGCTGTTGGCCCTGAGGCGATAGCTCTTGACGAGGTCCACCTCCTCGTTCGAGGTGGTGAGAACCACCACGGGAAGGTACATCGTCCTGTCGTCGGAACGTACCCGCTCAAGAACCTCCAGCCCGTTGACCTTGGGGAGCTTGAGGTCGAGAAGTATCACCTGCGGCATGACCGTGGTATCCCGCCCCGCGTGAGCGCCGGTGCCGAAAAGGTAGTCGATCGCCTCCACTCCGTCTCTGGCCACCACGACTTCGTTCAGGATGTTGTTCTTTTTCAGCGCCCTGATGGTTAAGAGTTCGTCGTCCGGGTTGTCCTCTACGAGAAGTATGACCTTGCCCTTCATCTTCGTTCTCCTCATGCGGC from the bacterium genome contains:
- a CDS encoding response regulator, which gives rise to MKGKVILLVEDNPDDELLTIRALKKNNILNEVVVARDGVEAIDYLFGTGAHAGRDTTVMPQVILLDLKLPKVNGLEVLERVRSDDRTMYLPVVVLTTSNEEVDLVKSYRLRANSYVRKPVDFEQFTDAVKQLGMYWLILNQAPESITDL